The following coding sequences lie in one Oryctolagus cuniculus chromosome 7, mOryCun1.1, whole genome shotgun sequence genomic window:
- the TSSK3 gene encoding testis-specific serine/threonine-protein kinase 3 isoform X2, whose protein sequence is MEDFLLSNGYQLGKTIGEGTYSKVREAFSKKHQRKVAIKIIDKMGGPEEFIQRFLPRELQIVRTLDHKNIIRVYEMLESADGKIYLVMELAEGGDVFDCVLNGGPLPESRAKALFRQMVEAIRYCHGCGVAHRDLKCENALLQGFNLKLTDFGFAKVLPKSRRELSQTFCGSTAYAAPEVLQGVPHDSKKGDVWSMGVVLYVMLCASLPFDDTDIPKMLWQQQKGVSFPTHLGISAECQDLLKRLLEPDMILRPSIEEVSWHPWLAST, encoded by the exons ATGGAGGACTTTCTGCTCTCCAATGGGTACCAGCTGGGCAAGACCATTGGGGAAGGGACCTACTCAAAAGTCAGAGAAGCATTTTCCAAAAAACACCAAAGAAAAGTGGCAATTAAAATTATAGACAAGATGGGAGGGCCAGAAG AGTTTATCCAGAGATTCCTGCCGCGGGAGCTCCAGATCGTCCGCACCCTGGACCACAAGAACATCATCCGGGTGTACGAGATGCTGGAGTCTGCGGACGGGAAAATCTACCTGGTGATGGAACTGGCTGAGGGAGGGGATGTCTTTGACTGTGTGCTGAATGGGGGGCCGCTGCCTGAGAGCCGGGCCAAGGCCCTCTTCCGTCAGATGGTCGAGGCCATCCGCTACTGCCATGGATGTGGCGTGGCCCACCGGGACCTCAAGTGCGAGAACGCCTTGCTGCAGGGCTTCAACCTGAAGCTCACAGACTTTGGCTTTGCCAAAGTGTTGCCCAAGTCCCGCCGGGAGCTGAGCCAGACCTTCTGCGGTAGCACCGCCTACGCCGCCCCCGAGGTACTGCAGGGCGTTCCCCACGACAGCAAGAAGGGCGATGTGTGGAGCATGGGCGTGGTCCTGTACGTCATGCTCTGCGCCAGCCTACCTTTTGATGACACAGACATCCCCAAGATGCTGTGGCAGCAGCAGAAGGGGGTGTCCTTCCCCACCCACCTGGGCATCTCGGCCGAATGCCAGGACCTGCTCAAGCGGCTCCTGGAACCAGACATGATCCTCCGGCCTTCAATCGAGGAAGTTAGTTGGCATCCGTGGCTAGCAAGCACTTGA
- the TSSK3 gene encoding testis-specific serine/threonine-protein kinase 3 isoform X1, with translation MQALGTPAPPRGGVSAGTEGSWESKSIAQSKIKRHQERSPQRQDLSLPGSSYSGNEQRLAERPQPGLAEGRSWCQEFIQRFLPRELQIVRTLDHKNIIRVYEMLESADGKIYLVMELAEGGDVFDCVLNGGPLPESRAKALFRQMVEAIRYCHGCGVAHRDLKCENALLQGFNLKLTDFGFAKVLPKSRRELSQTFCGSTAYAAPEVLQGVPHDSKKGDVWSMGVVLYVMLCASLPFDDTDIPKMLWQQQKGVSFPTHLGISAECQDLLKRLLEPDMILRPSIEEVSWHPWLAST, from the exons ATGCAAGCCCTAgggacccccgcccccccccgggggggggtcAGTGCGGGAACAGAGGGAAGCTGGGAGTCCAAGAGCATTGCACAGTCCAAGATAAAGCGGCACCAGGAGAGGAGTCCTCAGAGGCAAGATCTGAGCTTGCCAGGCTCTTCCTATTCCGGGAACGAACAGAGACTTGCAGagaggccacagccagggctagcgGAAGGCAGGAGCTGGTGCCAAG AGTTTATCCAGAGATTCCTGCCGCGGGAGCTCCAGATCGTCCGCACCCTGGACCACAAGAACATCATCCGGGTGTACGAGATGCTGGAGTCTGCGGACGGGAAAATCTACCTGGTGATGGAACTGGCTGAGGGAGGGGATGTCTTTGACTGTGTGCTGAATGGGGGGCCGCTGCCTGAGAGCCGGGCCAAGGCCCTCTTCCGTCAGATGGTCGAGGCCATCCGCTACTGCCATGGATGTGGCGTGGCCCACCGGGACCTCAAGTGCGAGAACGCCTTGCTGCAGGGCTTCAACCTGAAGCTCACAGACTTTGGCTTTGCCAAAGTGTTGCCCAAGTCCCGCCGGGAGCTGAGCCAGACCTTCTGCGGTAGCACCGCCTACGCCGCCCCCGAGGTACTGCAGGGCGTTCCCCACGACAGCAAGAAGGGCGATGTGTGGAGCATGGGCGTGGTCCTGTACGTCATGCTCTGCGCCAGCCTACCTTTTGATGACACAGACATCCCCAAGATGCTGTGGCAGCAGCAGAAGGGGGTGTCCTTCCCCACCCACCTGGGCATCTCGGCCGAATGCCAGGACCTGCTCAAGCGGCTCCTGGAACCAGACATGATCCTCCGGCCTTCAATCGAGGAAGTTAGTTGGCATCCGTGGCTAGCAAGCACTTGA
- the FAM229A gene encoding protein FAM229A yields MPFSPSTPEPGRAADTCPAPPGPERPPAARARAAASSLGAASASGRAPRGLDMSAQEPPQGRRFPIEAGDSPGLAAVPESQDSPEPVATEHNPVRPLRRCPGCHCLTLLHVPIDVYLAMGGSPRARAT; encoded by the exons ATGCCGTTCTCCCCCTCGACACCCGAGCCCGGGCGCGCCGCAGACACCTGCCCGGCTCCGCCTGGACCGGAGCGTCCTCCCGCGGCCAGGGCTCGGGCAGCTGCCTCCAGCCTGGGAGCGGCCTCGGCCTCCGGCAG AGCGCCCCGGGGCCTGGACATGAGTGCCCAGGAGCCCCCGCAGGGTCGGAGATTCCCCATTGAGGCCGGAGACTCCCCTGGCCTTGCCGCCGTCCCAGAGTCCCAGGACAGCCCGGAGCCAGTAGCTACGGAGCACAACCCGGTCAG GCCGCTTCGACGCTGCCCGGGCTGCCACTGTCTGACGCTGCTGCACGTGCCCATCGACGTCTACCTGGCCATGGGCGGGAGCCCCCGGGCCCGCGCCACCTGA